The Niallia alba genome includes a window with the following:
- a CDS encoding carboxymuconolactone decarboxylase family protein, with protein MKASNSIESTLLSFKKGIGDFTQKMPEFASRYNAFTEACFEEGALTQRQKQLIALGISLHAQDEYCIIYHTKGCLDQGCSEQEILEAVGVTAAFGGRATMSQGVTLVQECIQELNRLEH; from the coding sequence ATGAAAGCTAGCAATTCAATAGAATCTACCTTGTTGTCGTTTAAAAAGGGAATAGGTGATTTTACACAAAAAATGCCTGAGTTTGCAAGTAGATATAATGCTTTTACAGAAGCCTGCTTTGAAGAAGGTGCATTAACTCAAAGGCAAAAGCAATTAATTGCTTTAGGAATTAGCCTTCATGCTCAGGATGAGTATTGTATTATCTATCATACAAAGGGCTGCTTAGATCAAGGGTGTTCCGAACAGGAAATTCTAGAAGCAGTAGGCGTAACTGCTGCATTTGGCGGGAGAGCGACCATGAGCCAAGGAGTTACCCTTGTACAAGAATGCATTCAGGAATTGAATCGTTTAGAACATTAA
- a CDS encoding pyridoxamine 5'-phosphate oxidase family protein, with product MANQNLKKQVINIISGHRTGVFSSVENNKPHSRYMTFYHEDLTLYSPTQMDTEKMDEIEKKPHVSVLLGYEEKGQSDSYVEIAGTCSINNSETLKKQFWNESFQQWFEGPMDPNYVFLQVQPDVIRILNRNGEPAQELTLGN from the coding sequence ATGGCAAATCAAAATTTAAAGAAACAAGTTATTAACATTATTTCAGGTCATCGAACAGGAGTATTTTCATCTGTGGAAAATAATAAACCCCATTCCCGGTATATGACATTCTACCATGAAGATTTAACTTTGTACTCGCCCACTCAAATGGATACAGAAAAGATGGATGAGATAGAAAAAAAACCTCATGTTTCTGTATTGTTAGGCTATGAAGAAAAGGGACAAAGCGATTCTTATGTTGAAATAGCTGGAACTTGCTCTATTAATAATTCTGAAACATTAAAAAAGCAGTTTTGGAACGAGTCATTTCAACAATGGTTTGAAGGCCCAATGGATCCAAATTATGTGTTCCTTCAAGTGCAGCCTGACGTTATTCGAATTTTAAATAGGAATGGCGAACCTGCACAAGAGTTAACACTAGGCAATTAA
- the uvsE gene encoding UV DNA damage repair endonuclease UvsE — translation MTIVRLGYVAMSMIVKNASPSKTMTFKQFQKIDDRDAGLRKLERIALQNLHNTLRLLKHTAASDIHFYRLTSRLIPLANHEELLDWDYMKPLNEPLKEIGEFARKHQIRLDFHPDHFVLLNSNQKHIWKNSIKTLRLHYLLLKGMGIDTTHRCVMHVGGNYKDTEKSLERFIDNWMLVPNSIQDMIMLENDDTSFTLEDTLYLCEKLGIPLVFDYHHHLAHHHNPNWEDNWSRILQTWSTSPLPIKMHISSPKDEKHFRHHADYIDIDMFFNFLNLIKGSIPVIDCMIEAKKKDEALFKLIEEVSIRNDVEMIDGSSFRLK, via the coding sequence ATGACGATTGTTCGACTTGGATATGTCGCAATGAGCATGATAGTAAAAAATGCATCTCCTTCAAAGACGATGACATTTAAACAGTTTCAAAAAATAGATGACCGGGATGCAGGCCTTCGTAAGCTGGAACGGATCGCCTTGCAAAATCTCCATAATACGCTTCGGCTCCTAAAACATACTGCTGCTTCCGATATCCATTTTTACCGCCTTACCTCCAGGCTAATTCCATTAGCCAATCACGAAGAGCTGCTAGATTGGGATTATATGAAACCTTTAAATGAGCCTTTAAAAGAAATAGGTGAATTTGCCAGAAAGCATCAGATTAGGCTTGATTTTCATCCTGATCACTTCGTTCTCCTTAATTCCAATCAAAAACATATATGGAAAAACTCAATTAAAACTTTAAGATTACACTATTTATTATTAAAGGGAATGGGGATTGATACAACTCATCGTTGTGTTATGCATGTGGGAGGGAATTATAAGGATACCGAAAAATCATTAGAAAGATTTATTGATAATTGGATGCTAGTCCCAAACTCTATTCAAGACATGATCATGCTTGAAAATGATGATACCTCTTTCACATTGGAAGATACTCTTTACTTATGCGAGAAACTAGGGATTCCACTTGTGTTTGATTATCATCATCATCTCGCCCATCATCATAATCCCAATTGGGAAGATAACTGGAGTCGTATTCTTCAAACATGGAGTACATCTCCATTACCAATTAAAATGCATATTTCCAGTCCCAAGGATGAAAAGCACTTCCGTCATCATGCCGATTATATTGATATAGATATGTTTTTCAATTTCCTAAACCTAATAAAAGGAAGCATTCCTGTTATCGATTGCATGATAGAAGCTAAAAAGAAGGATGAGGCCCTTTTTAAGTTAATAGAAGAAGTGAGCATTAGAAACGATGTAGAAATGATTGATGGCTCTTCTTTCCGTCTTAAGTAA
- the uvsE gene encoding UV DNA damage repair endonuclease UvsE, protein MKIRFGYVANALGLWDASPSKALTFFRYSALPKQEATEKLLAVTAQNLKNTKRILYYNAANEIPLYRLSSSLVPLATHPDVDWDFITPFQEQWRELGQLVKQFKLRVSFHPNQFTLFTSPREEVTINAIKDMTFHYKMLEAMDALDTSLINIHIGGAYGDKDTSLQRFQQNIQQLPLAIKNQMTLENDDKTYNVRETLITCEQENIPMILDYHHHMANKEDIDLALYLERIFKTWKNRRMVPKVHISSPKSTLAFRSHADFVSFDFVLPFLKMAKNLNQDFDVMIEAKQKNLAMFKLIEDIASIRGVKRVSGGTIEW, encoded by the coding sequence ATGAAGATTCGCTTTGGCTATGTGGCTAATGCACTAGGATTATGGGATGCAAGTCCTTCAAAGGCTTTAACCTTCTTTCGATATTCAGCACTCCCTAAACAGGAAGCCACAGAAAAGTTACTAGCTGTTACAGCTCAAAATTTAAAAAATACAAAAAGAATTCTCTACTATAATGCTGCCAATGAAATTCCATTGTACCGCTTATCCAGTTCGTTAGTGCCCTTAGCAACGCATCCAGATGTAGACTGGGATTTCATAACTCCTTTTCAAGAACAGTGGAGAGAACTTGGCCAATTAGTTAAACAATTTAAGCTGCGGGTTAGCTTTCACCCCAACCAATTTACGCTTTTTACTAGCCCTAGGGAAGAAGTAACCATAAATGCAATAAAAGATATGACCTTCCATTATAAAATGCTAGAAGCTATGGACGCCCTTGATACCAGTCTTATTAATATTCATATTGGCGGAGCCTATGGTGATAAAGATACTTCTTTGCAGAGATTCCAGCAAAACATCCAGCAACTTCCTTTGGCAATTAAGAACCAGATGACCCTTGAAAATGATGATAAAACATATAATGTGAGAGAAACACTGATAACCTGTGAGCAGGAAAACATTCCCATGATTCTTGATTATCATCACCATATGGCCAATAAAGAAGATATTGACTTAGCTCTTTATTTGGAGCGCATTTTTAAAACGTGGAAAAATCGTAGAATGGTTCCTAAAGTTCATATTTCCTCCCCGAAATCCACTCTGGCCTTCCGTTCTCATGCTGACTTTGTCTCATTTGATTTTGTACTTCCCTTTTTAAAAATGGCTAAAAATCTTAATCAAGATTTCGACGTTATGATAGAAGCAAAACAAAAAAATCTGGCTATGTTTAAGCTTATCGAGGACATTGCCTCTATTAGAGGAGTAAAGAGGGTTTCTGGTGGAACAATAGAATGGTAA
- a CDS encoding ABC transporter substrate-binding protein produces MDNKLLTLWRYYPSGSIRMEEISETLQLSSKQTTRYLKKWMEEGWLSFTPGRGRGNISTLLWKKEVETSYEEEVLKRFDLEPVEQTSKYLMYDWSTNSKMRLMNKFHTKLGFVQESNDKLIVPKRYPFHSVHPLEAGDVFSAHLVANVFNRLVTHTEDGKVLPEIAHSWDSTPSKLRLYLKKDIKFHDGSVLTANDVAECLDKLRAHAYYKDLWTPVERIEVKSPLILDILHPNGCSYILPMLSMMCASIYRETNEKLLGTGYFILQQNSDKQTTLTAFQDHFRERPLIDVVEFIQVPEDFKGIYHSPMEENTSSSFEVESDSGFGIIVMNSCRDFAIRQKKVRDYLHWIIAKNRHTIGNLSPRLIPNDKSIIVGQNQQLTISEVERPVFSKPIVIRGARHTANTTQWLAEIFAKENIPTDIQWFSFADILTKHPETLNVDLFVHGEVFEFNQDFSFYHFLMNGFSPLSQMIANNETLTNLMGKYKETPFEQWTALNLEIEKELINQSIMIPLYYQKRYIPFSTDISNIKISHFGYVDFSKVWVRPKE; encoded by the coding sequence ATGGATAACAAATTACTTACACTTTGGAGATATTATCCTTCTGGCAGTATTCGAATGGAGGAAATTTCTGAAACCTTGCAATTGAGCTCGAAACAAACAACACGTTATTTAAAAAAATGGATGGAGGAAGGCTGGCTATCATTTACACCCGGACGAGGACGCGGAAACATCTCAACTTTGTTATGGAAAAAAGAGGTAGAAACTTCTTACGAGGAAGAAGTTTTAAAGCGATTTGATCTGGAACCAGTAGAACAAACAAGCAAATACTTAATGTATGATTGGTCCACAAACAGTAAAATGAGATTAATGAATAAATTTCACACAAAACTTGGCTTTGTCCAAGAGTCAAATGATAAATTAATCGTACCAAAAAGATATCCTTTCCATTCCGTCCATCCGCTTGAGGCTGGAGATGTCTTCAGTGCGCATTTAGTGGCAAATGTGTTTAATCGGCTTGTCACTCATACAGAAGATGGGAAAGTATTACCTGAAATTGCCCATAGTTGGGATAGCACCCCTTCTAAATTAAGACTCTATCTAAAAAAAGACATTAAATTTCATGACGGTTCTGTTCTGACAGCAAATGATGTGGCCGAATGTCTTGACAAGCTTCGGGCACATGCTTATTACAAAGATTTATGGACACCTGTCGAAAGAATTGAAGTAAAGTCTCCACTTATACTCGATATTCTCCATCCCAATGGATGCAGCTATATCCTTCCTATGCTTAGTATGATGTGTGCAAGCATCTATAGAGAGACGAATGAAAAACTATTGGGCACTGGTTACTTCATCCTGCAACAAAACAGTGATAAGCAGACAACTTTAACTGCTTTTCAAGATCATTTTCGAGAAAGACCATTAATTGATGTAGTAGAATTCATTCAAGTGCCTGAGGATTTTAAAGGAATCTATCATTCTCCTATGGAGGAGAATACCTCTTCCTCCTTCGAAGTAGAAAGCGACTCGGGGTTTGGTATTATCGTAATGAACTCCTGTAGAGATTTTGCTATTAGACAGAAGAAAGTAAGAGATTACCTTCATTGGATTATCGCTAAAAACCGTCATACTATTGGTAACCTAAGTCCAAGACTAATACCGAATGATAAGAGTATAATAGTCGGCCAAAATCAACAGCTGACTATTTCTGAAGTAGAACGGCCAGTATTTTCTAAACCAATTGTGATAAGAGGTGCCAGACATACTGCTAATACTACACAATGGCTTGCAGAAATATTCGCAAAAGAAAATATCCCTACAGATATCCAATGGTTTTCCTTTGCTGATATATTAACAAAGCATCCTGAGACATTAAACGTAGATCTTTTCGTACATGGAGAAGTTTTTGAATTCAATCAAGATTTTTCATTTTACCACTTTTTAATGAATGGGTTTTCCCCACTTTCCCAAATGATAGCAAATAATGAAACACTTACAAACTTAATGGGTAAATATAAGGAAACACCATTTGAACAATGGACAGCTTTAAATCTAGAAATCGAAAAAGAATTGATTAATCAATCGATTATGATTCCCCTTTATTATCAAAAGCGGTATATTCCATTTTCAACCGATATAAGCAATATTAAAATTAGCCATTTTGGCTATGTAGATTTTTCAAAAGTGTGGGTTCGTCCGAAGGAATGA
- a CDS encoding MDR family MFS transporter: MKWKELPRNIKVRMITSFFNRAVSSAVMPFMALFFAQELNKIWAGLFLITTVVIGFLINLVGGYISDRFPRKKVLMITSWLNAFFFLIMTISLFPTNKIIVLFALAYVGFIITSSLGRPAMHAIIIDSTTPENRKAIYALDYWLINLSMAIGAALGGLLYLNHQKELFIMLTCTSTLIPIAYGVWLQDKFTDQLQKKHKNVLVDLISNYKVAFKDTAFVKVVTGSTFIFAAEFSLNSYIGIRLAETFEAVRIGSFEIVGVRMLSILNIENMLLVVCFTFIINRFTDKMNKKNALITGLIIYGIGYVTVTSANTWYMLVLFNLIATMGELIYSPIRNAEQANMIPSDKRGSYSAFSNLSFSGADLIARASIIIGAFLIPTMMSVYIGFIVMMGTILIYTGLFAKTIKVNNLVNKGVSGD, encoded by the coding sequence ATGAAATGGAAGGAATTACCGCGAAATATCAAAGTTAGGATGATTACCTCTTTCTTTAATCGGGCGGTATCATCAGCAGTTATGCCATTTATGGCTTTATTCTTTGCACAGGAATTAAACAAAATTTGGGCGGGCTTATTTTTGATCACTACTGTGGTTATCGGATTTTTGATCAATTTAGTTGGAGGATATATTTCTGATCGCTTTCCGAGAAAAAAGGTTTTAATGATAACATCCTGGCTGAATGCATTCTTCTTTTTAATCATGACGATCAGTCTATTTCCGACCAATAAAATAATTGTATTGTTTGCTTTGGCATACGTTGGATTTATTATCACAAGCAGTCTAGGGCGACCAGCAATGCATGCGATTATTATTGATTCCACAACACCAGAAAATCGAAAAGCTATTTATGCGCTCGATTACTGGCTGATTAATTTATCGATGGCTATTGGGGCAGCACTTGGAGGACTTTTATATTTGAATCATCAGAAAGAATTATTCATCATGCTGACTTGCACATCTACATTGATTCCAATTGCCTACGGGGTTTGGCTGCAGGACAAGTTCACAGATCAGTTACAGAAAAAGCACAAGAATGTCTTGGTTGACTTAATCAGCAATTATAAAGTGGCATTTAAAGATACAGCCTTTGTAAAAGTGGTTACAGGCTCCACCTTTATTTTTGCAGCTGAATTTTCATTAAATAGTTATATTGGGATTCGCCTTGCTGAAACTTTTGAAGCAGTTCGGATTGGGAGTTTTGAAATTGTTGGGGTACGAATGCTAAGTATATTAAATATAGAAAATATGCTGCTCGTAGTCTGCTTTACTTTCATTATTAATCGGTTCACAGATAAGATGAATAAAAAGAATGCTTTAATAACAGGTCTTATTATATATGGAATTGGATATGTGACTGTTACTTCGGCGAATACGTGGTATATGCTCGTTTTATTTAATTTGATAGCAACGATGGGCGAATTAATTTATTCACCGATTCGAAATGCAGAGCAGGCAAATATGATTCCAAGCGATAAACGTGGATCATACTCTGCTTTTTCCAACCTATCATTTAGTGGAGCAGATTTAATTGCAAGAGCTAGTATTATTATCGGGGCATTCTTAATTCCAACAATGATGTCTGTCTACATTGGCTTCATTGTAATGATGGGGACTATTCTTATTTATACAGGATTATTCGCGAAAACCATAAAAGTAAACAACTTAGTCAATAAAGGCGTTAGTGGCGACTAG
- a CDS encoding DUF4317 domain-containing protein produces MNKKDIANIRKQFKMNNDLLRITDMFNVYVMKESSDIFHYQSQPFGMLDQDQQELFLHNFKKLLAGNLDEKLFELRFHREAENNSQLILHKGLLSSEVEDWKEQMLQIVDKLLNSRQYEKDIVITFIRGEYLKPKKRRSEESEESERDTVFSHPFILCSINNTQEPKKELLFDYVEKEFKYNIVVDPIINLNAPMGGFLFPSFTDNAADVNHILYAAGKIHEPDYQFIEEVLNGEEMMTAQDDKIVFEEIIKDVTGDQLSTSTLSNVYEEINRMIVENEEEEVPKLDSKDVEQVLKMSGVEDISPEKVEFAFKKIIDDDKYELKASNILPKFTSKSIKISTKIANIAISPPDLRYVKQIEFSGKRYLMIEVEEDTVIEGFTMIPEAFGGSPEED; encoded by the coding sequence ATGAATAAAAAAGATATCGCAAACATCCGAAAACAATTCAAAATGAATAATGATCTACTTAGAATAACAGATATGTTTAATGTTTATGTCATGAAAGAATCAAGTGATATATTCCATTATCAAAGTCAGCCCTTTGGCATGCTTGATCAAGATCAACAAGAGTTATTTTTACATAACTTCAAGAAATTACTTGCCGGTAATTTGGATGAAAAGCTGTTTGAATTAAGGTTTCATAGAGAGGCAGAAAATAATAGCCAACTTATCCTACATAAAGGATTACTTAGCTCAGAAGTAGAGGATTGGAAAGAGCAAATGCTTCAGATTGTGGACAAGTTGCTTAATAGCAGACAATATGAAAAAGACATTGTCATCACATTCATTCGCGGAGAATATTTAAAGCCGAAGAAACGGCGCAGTGAAGAATCCGAAGAAAGCGAACGAGATACGGTTTTCTCCCATCCTTTCATTTTATGCAGCATCAATAATACACAAGAGCCTAAGAAAGAATTACTTTTTGACTATGTAGAGAAAGAGTTTAAATACAATATTGTTGTTGATCCCATTATAAATCTTAATGCGCCAATGGGCGGATTTCTTTTCCCTAGCTTCACAGATAATGCAGCAGATGTTAACCATATTCTCTATGCTGCCGGCAAAATCCATGAGCCAGATTACCAATTTATCGAGGAAGTTCTCAACGGCGAGGAAATGATGACTGCTCAAGATGATAAAATTGTGTTTGAGGAAATCATTAAAGATGTGACTGGAGATCAATTGAGCACTTCTACTCTTTCGAATGTATACGAGGAAATTAACCGAATGATTGTCGAAAATGAAGAAGAAGAGGTTCCAAAATTAGACTCCAAAGACGTGGAACAAGTCTTAAAGATGAGCGGAGTAGAGGACATTAGTCCAGAAAAAGTCGAGTTTGCTTTCAAAAAAATTATTGATGATGATAAATATGAATTAAAAGCAAGTAATATCTTGCCAAAATTCACATCAAAATCGATTAAGATCAGCACCAAGATTGCTAACATTGCCATCAGCCCTCCTGACTTAAGATATGTGAAGCAAATCGAATTTAGCGGCAAACGCTACTTGATGATTGAAGTCGAAGAAGACACCGTAATCGAAGGATTTACAATGATTCCCGAAGCCTTCGGCGGAAGTCCAGAAGAAGACTAA
- a CDS encoding SDR family oxidoreductase: protein MKVLVVGANGQIGKQLVTLLHESNEFSVRALVRTSDQQKAFDKVGIETALGNLEETVEQLESAVKGCDAVVFTAGSGGKTGYDKTLLIDLDGAVKMMEATKNAGVERFVMVSALQAHRRENWNEQIKPYYVAKHYADRILMESGLTYTIIRPGRLTNDAGTGLVAAAENLEKGVIPREDVAATIMASIKEKNVFNKLFDLVSGETEMEKAVKNL from the coding sequence GTGAAAGTATTAGTTGTTGGAGCAAACGGGCAAATAGGTAAACAGCTTGTGACATTATTACACGAAAGTAATGAGTTTTCTGTTAGAGCATTGGTAAGAACGTCAGATCAGCAGAAAGCTTTTGACAAAGTCGGAATAGAAACTGCATTAGGTAATTTGGAAGAAACGGTGGAACAGCTAGAGTCTGCAGTGAAAGGTTGTGATGCCGTCGTATTCACAGCAGGTTCAGGTGGGAAAACGGGATATGATAAAACATTATTGATTGATCTTGATGGTGCTGTGAAAATGATGGAGGCAACAAAGAATGCAGGGGTAGAACGGTTTGTAATGGTTAGTGCGTTGCAGGCGCATCGTCGAGAAAACTGGAATGAACAAATTAAGCCATATTATGTAGCAAAACACTATGCTGATCGCATTCTTATGGAAAGTGGATTAACCTATACCATTATTCGTCCGGGCAGATTAACAAATGATGCTGGTACTGGTTTGGTTGCAGCTGCTGAGAATCTAGAAAAAGGAGTGATCCCAAGAGAAGATGTAGCAGCGACAATAATGGCTTCTATAAAAGAAAAAAATGTGTTTAATAAATTATTTGATTTAGTCTCTGGTGAAACGGAAATGGAGAAAGCGGTGAAGAATTTATAA
- a CDS encoding DUF2812 domain-containing protein, which produces MKKVKRSIYKNSFINIEKEEAWLNKMCKKEYALKEISKGFYLFEDCTPGNFIYRIAFLKKSTPKNNNLALNVEHIASANR; this is translated from the coding sequence ATGAAAAAAGTGAAAAGAAGTATTTATAAAAATTCCTTTATTAATATTGAAAAAGAAGAAGCGTGGTTAAATAAAATGTGTAAAAAAGAGTATGCGCTTAAAGAAATTTCCAAAGGATTTTATTTATTTGAAGACTGCACACCTGGTAATTTTATTTACAGAATCGCATTTCTAAAAAAGAGTACGCCAAAAAATAATAATCTAGCATTAAATGTGGAACATATCGCATCAGCCAACAGATAG
- a CDS encoding GntR family transcriptional regulator: protein MSNNSAKVFAYNQLKEEILKLKLIPGTKISEKIMSDLLQVSRTPIREAFLKLAQEELLTIVPQSGTFVSLINLSLAEEARFVREIIETNIIGLCCENMTDEIAFKLEMNLKMQEMLASNEVGKQEKEKFLDLDEGFHKELFICCGKERTWRMIQDMAGHLNRFRLLRLKDIKDLDWEILISHHKEIYEAILDKNRTKAEQLMSEHMRLMLSEKGVLLQEFPEYFYPQQ, encoded by the coding sequence ATGTCAAATAATAGTGCGAAAGTATTTGCTTATAACCAATTGAAAGAAGAGATTTTAAAATTAAAGCTTATACCTGGTACAAAGATTAGTGAAAAAATTATGTCGGATTTATTACAAGTTAGTAGAACACCTATAAGAGAAGCCTTTTTAAAATTAGCACAAGAGGAATTATTAACAATCGTTCCACAAAGTGGTACGTTTGTCTCTCTAATTAACCTAAGTCTTGCTGAAGAAGCACGCTTTGTCCGAGAGATAATTGAAACCAATATCATCGGTTTATGCTGTGAGAACATGACAGATGAAATTGCCTTTAAGCTAGAAATGAACTTAAAGATGCAAGAAATGCTGGCTAGCAATGAAGTGGGAAAACAAGAAAAAGAAAAATTTTTAGATTTAGATGAAGGTTTTCATAAGGAACTTTTTATTTGCTGTGGAAAAGAGCGCACTTGGAGAATGATTCAAGATATGGCGGGGCATTTAAATCGGTTTAGATTACTAAGACTAAAAGATATAAAGGATTTAGATTGGGAGATATTAATCAGTCATCATAAAGAAATTTACGAAGCAATTTTAGATAAGAACAGAACAAAGGCTGAACAATTAATGTCTGAGCATATGAGATTGATGCTTTCCGAAAAAGGAGTTTTACTGCAAGAATTCCCTGAATATTTTTATCCGCAACAATAG
- the uxuA gene encoding mannonate dehydratase, with the protein MQMTFRWYGEGNDTITLKQIRQIPGVKGIVWALHDVPAGEVWPVERIAEVVNQVKEYGLNTEVVESVNIHEDIKLGLDSRQPYIEAYKETLKNLSQFGVKVVCYNFMPVFDWLRTDLFKETEDGSTALYFDAQKVLSLTPEQVVKNMEENTKDLTLPGWEPERLKDLKRLFTLYKDVSEVALLDNLVYFLEEITPVAEQCGIKMAIHPDDPPFSIFGLPRIVKNKEDIQRILSSVDSPANGLTFCSGSLGANPSNDLVDIVKTFTNRIPFAHIRNVKHFEDGSFIETSHRVEDGSVPITEIVNGLYENDFGGYIRPDHGRHIWDEVCRPGYGLYDRALGVMYLLGAWDTNKILTKEVLH; encoded by the coding sequence ATGCAAATGACATTTCGGTGGTATGGGGAAGGCAATGACACAATTACTTTAAAACAAATACGCCAAATTCCAGGAGTCAAAGGGATTGTCTGGGCACTACATGATGTGCCTGCAGGAGAAGTATGGCCTGTAGAGCGTATTGCAGAAGTAGTAAACCAAGTAAAAGAATACGGATTAAATACCGAAGTTGTTGAAAGCGTTAATATTCATGAAGATATAAAATTAGGATTGGATTCAAGACAGCCATATATAGAAGCATATAAAGAAACGTTAAAGAATCTTAGTCAATTCGGCGTGAAAGTAGTATGTTATAACTTTATGCCTGTCTTTGATTGGCTGCGTACAGATTTATTTAAAGAAACAGAAGATGGCAGTACTGCATTGTATTTCGATGCTCAGAAAGTACTTTCTCTTACACCTGAGCAAGTAGTCAAAAACATGGAAGAAAATACAAAAGATTTAACGCTGCCTGGATGGGAACCAGAGCGACTAAAAGATTTAAAGCGTTTATTTACTTTATATAAAGATGTATCAGAAGTAGCTTTGTTAGATAATTTGGTATATTTCTTAGAAGAAATTACTCCAGTTGCAGAACAATGTGGAATTAAAATGGCTATCCATCCAGATGATCCACCATTTTCGATTTTTGGTTTACCGCGTATTGTAAAAAATAAAGAAGATATTCAACGGATTTTAAGTAGTGTAGACAGCCCAGCTAATGGTTTAACCTTCTGTTCTGGCTCACTAGGGGCAAATCCAAGTAATGATTTAGTTGATATTGTGAAAACATTCACTAATAGAATTCCCTTTGCTCATATCAGAAACGTAAAACACTTCGAAGATGGTAGTTTTATAGAAACTTCTCATCGTGTGGAGGATGGGTCTGTACCTATAACAGAAATCGTTAATGGTTTATATGAAAACGATTTCGGTGGTTATATTCGACCAGATCATGGAAGACATATTTGGGATGAGGTATGTAGACCGGGTTATGGCTTATATGACCGTGCATTAGGTGTAATGTACTTATTAGGAGCATGGGATACAAATAAAATTTTAACAAAAGAAGTCCTGCACTAG
- a CDS encoding IS4 family transposase, whose product MDKITRKTSFGQWFSPINLQLFEETVKTLKLDYYTKKLKTDSFLKLLLFAQLQEVESLHELSDCLFDDQLQKGIDLDSISISQLSRRLNGINPDLFQRLFLDLVAQIHAKTHYTKLIMPLKIIDSSTLPLNLTNHKWAKFRKTKAGVKLHLRLVFMEKGSSYPEKAVLTTAKEHDRGQLEIMVDDKECMYVFDRGYLDYERFDRMTDDGYFFLSRLRKNAVIREVYNFKLPENSAVLSDQMVLIGTTQNRAENYFRLLKVMDSKGNELHLITNRFDLSAEEISEMYKSRWAIELFFKWIKQHLSIKKFYGQSEWAIQNQVFIALIVFCLHVLVQLETRSKRKTLQISRYLRAALWKPAHIWLRKIEGKAIP is encoded by the coding sequence ATGGACAAGATTACACGAAAAACTTCATTTGGACAATGGTTTTCACCAATAAATCTTCAACTTTTTGAAGAAACCGTGAAAACGTTGAAATTAGATTACTATACGAAAAAACTAAAAACAGACTCATTTCTAAAATTACTCCTTTTTGCACAGCTACAAGAAGTCGAAAGTTTGCATGAGCTAAGCGATTGTCTTTTCGACGACCAACTACAAAAAGGCATTGATCTTGATTCAATCAGTATTTCTCAGCTCTCACGCCGATTAAACGGTATAAATCCAGATTTATTTCAAAGGCTTTTCCTTGATTTAGTCGCACAAATTCATGCAAAAACACATTATACAAAGCTTATTATGCCGTTAAAAATCATTGATTCAAGCACATTGCCACTTAATTTGACCAATCATAAATGGGCAAAGTTCCGCAAAACAAAAGCGGGTGTCAAGTTGCATTTGAGACTTGTGTTTATGGAAAAAGGGAGTTCCTATCCTGAAAAGGCTGTTTTAACAACGGCAAAAGAACATGATCGTGGTCAGCTTGAAATCATGGTTGATGATAAAGAATGCATGTATGTGTTTGACCGTGGCTACCTAGATTACGAGCGCTTTGACCGAATGACAGATGATGGTTACTTTTTTCTTTCAAGGCTACGGAAAAACGCAGTCATACGGGAAGTTTATAATTTTAAACTACCCGAGAATTCAGCTGTTTTGTCAGATCAAATGGTGTTGATTGGTACGACTCAAAACCGTGCTGAAAATTACTTTCGTCTTCTAAAAGTGATGGATTCAAAAGGAAATGAACTGCATTTAATTACCAATCGTTTTGATTTGAGTGCCGAAGAAATTTCAGAGATGTACAAATCACGGTGGGCAATTGAGTTGTTCTTTAAATGGATCAAACAGCATCTCAGCATCAAAAAGTTCTACGGTCAAAGTGAATGGGCGATTCAAAACCAAGTGTTTATCGCACTGATTGTTTTTTGCCTACATGTTCTCGTACAACTTGAAACAAGAAGTAAGCGAAAAACCTTACAAATTAGCCGTTATTTAAGGGCTGCATTGTGGAAACCAGCCCATATCTGGCTTCGAAAGATTGAAGGGAAAGCCATCCCTTAA